A stretch of DNA from Oryzomicrobium terrae:
CCCGGCCAGCTTGAGGAGGAGATCATGCAGAACGCCTGGCTGACCGTGGCCGCCGACGCCGACGTGCTGTTCACCCTGCCCCCGGAAGAACGGCTGGCCGCTGCCCTGCAAAAGCTCGGCGTCAATCTCGCCTTCCTCGCCGACGGCGCCGGGCATGCCTGAGCAACCCGCCTCCCCGGCTGCCGCCCCCGTCCCTCCCGTGGTGCTGCCCGCCGGCACCCTGCTCGGCTTCGATTTCGGCGAAAAGCGCATCGGTGTGGCCACCGGCGAGACCCTGCTGCGCCAGGCCCACCCGCTCACCGTAATCCCGGGGGAACAGGTGGAGGCCCGTTTCAACGCCATCGCCAAGCTGATCGCCGAATGGCGTCCGGTGGGGCTGGTGGTGGGCCGCCCGGTGCACATGGACGGCACGCCCCACGCCCTGACCGCCCGCTGCGAGCGCTTCGCCAACCAGCTGCACGGCCGCTTCCGCCTGCCGGTGGCGTTGGCCGAGGAGCGCCTAACCTCGGCAGACGCCGAATCGCGCCTGTTCGAGGCCGGCCACACCAGTCGTTCCGCCCGGCAGCACCTCGATGCCGTGGCGGCCCAACTCATCCTGCAAGGATATTTCGATGCTCTCTAAGTCCCTCCCCGACGCCGAAGCCCAGGTGGCCGAACTGGCCGCCAAGATCCGCCCCGACCTGACCGCGGACACCGCCTTGGTCGGCATCTTCTCCGGCGGCGCCTGGCTGGCGGAGCGGCTGCGCGAGGTGCTCGGCATCAGCGCGCCGGTGGGCATGATCGACGTGTCCTTCTACCGCGACGATTTCGGCGAGAAGGGCCTGCATCCCCAGGTGAAGCCGACCTCGATCCCCTTCGAGGTGGAAGGCCGCCACCTGATCCTGGTGGACGACGTGCTGTACACCGGCCGCACCACCCGGGCCGCCCTCAACGAGATCTTCGACTACGGCCGGCCGGCGGCGGTGGACCTGGCGGTGCTCGCCGACCGGGGTGGCCGCGAGCTGCCGATCGCTGCCCAGTACTGCGTCTGGGACGTGGAACTGGACGACCACCAGGAGTTGATCCTGACCAAGGACGACGCTGGAAAACTCTCCTGGAAACTCGGCGCCCTGTAAGCCGCCTGGCTGTTGCCGCTACCCCTGCTGCCCCTGCCTTCCCGGTCGAATTTCCCAGCCCCTCTAGCACTATCCGCGAGACTGCCCATGGCTGACCTGCCCACTCCGCCCCACCAGCCCCTCTCCCCCCAGCTCGGCGCCGACGGCCGCCTGCTGCACCTGCTCTCCACCGAGGGCCTGCCGCGGGAGACCATCACCCACATCCTGGACACTGCCAAGAGTTTCCTCGAAGTCTCCGACCGGGATGTGAAGAAGGTTCCGCTGCTGCGCGGCAAGAGCGTCTTCAACCTGTTCTTCGAGAACTCGACGCGCACCCGCACCACCTTCGAGATCGCCGCCAAACGCCTCTCGGCCGACGTCATCAACCTGGACGTGTCGCGCTCGTCCACCGCCAAGGGCGAGACCCTGCTCGACACCATCGACAACCTCTGCTCGATGCACGCCGACATGTTCGTGGTGCGCCACGCCACCTCCGGCGCCCCCTTCCTGATCGCCGAGCACCTGGCCCGCACCGGCCGCCACGACATCCGCGTGGTCAACGCCGGGGACGGCCGCCACGCCCACCCGACCCAGGGCCTGCTCGACATGTACACGATCCGCCACTACAAGGGCGACTTCGCCGGGCTGACCGTGGCCATCGTCGGCGACATCCTGCACTCCCGGGTGGCCCGCTCCGACATCCACGCCCTGCGCGCCCTGGGTTGCGGCGAGATCCGCGCCATCGGCCCGAAGACCCTGCTGCCGGCCCACCTGGAGGCCCAGGGGGTGAAGGTCTTCCACAACCTGGAAGACGGTCTCCGGGACTGCGACGTGGTGATCATGCTGCGCTTGCAGAACGAGCGCATGGACGGCGCCCTGCTGCCCTCGGCCTCCGAGTACTTCAAGCGTTTCGGGCTGACCCCGGCCAAGCTCAAGCTGGCCAAACCCGACGCCATCGTCATGCACCCGGGGCCGATGAACCGGGGCATCGAGATCGATTCCGCCGTGGCCGACGGGCCCCAGGCGGTGATCCTCAACCAGGTCACCTTCGGCATCGCCGTGCGCATGGCGGTGATGAGCATCCTGGCGGGGAACTGAACATGAGCCAATCCGACATGAAAATCGCCATCACCAACGGCCGCGTCATCGATCCCAAGCACGGCGTGGACGCGCCCCGGGACCTGTTCATCGCCAACGGCCAGATCGTCGCGCTGCTGCCCGCCGGCCAGACGCCGGACGGTTTTGCCGCCGACCGCACCCTGAACGCGGCCGGCCAGCTGGTGCTGCCCGGGGTCGTCGATCTAGCCGCCCGTCTGCCCGGCCTGGAGCCGGAGCTGGAAGCCGCCGTGGCCGGCGGGGTGACCCGCCTGGCCTGCCCGCCGGACACCGATCCGCCCATGGACGAGCCCGAGCTGGTGGAACGCCTGGTGCGCCGCGCCCAGGACGCCGGCCTGGCCCGGGTCCACCCCGTCGGCGCCCTGACCCAGGGGCTGGCCGGTGAGAAGCTGGCCGAGATGGCCGGCCTGGCCGCCGAAGGCTGCGTCGCCTTCTCCCAGGCCAAGCGCGCCGTGCGCGAGAGCCAGTCCCTGCTGCGCGCCCTGCAGTACGCCGCCACCTTCGACTTCCCGGTGTGGTACTACCCGCAGAACCTGTCCCTGGCCCGGGGCGGCGTCGCCCACGACGGCGAGGTGGCGGCCCGCCTCGGCCTGCCCGGCATCCCGGTGGTGGCCGAAACCGTGGCCATCGCCCAGATCACCGAACTGTGCCGCGCCACCGGCGTGCGCATCCACCTCACCCGCCTGTCCTCCGCCGCTGGTGTCGCCCTGGTGCGCGCCGCCCGGGCCCAGGGCCTGCCCCTGTCCGCCGACGTGGCGGTGCACCACCTGCACCTCACCGACGACGACATCGGCTTCTTCAACAACCTGACCCGGGTCGATCCGCCCTTCCGCACCGCCGCCGACCGGGCCGCCCTGCGCGAAGCCCTGGCCGACGGCACCCTGGCGGCGGTCTGTTCCGACCACACGCCCCTGGCCGAGGACGAGCGCCAAGTGCCCTTCGGCGAAGCCACCCCCGGCGTCAGCGCCGTGGAACTGCTGCTGCCCCTGACCCTAGCCTGGGCCCGGGAAGCGGGCGTGCCCCTGACCACGGCGGTGGCCCGGCTGAGTTGCGATCCGGCCGCCCTGCTCGGCGTGGCCGGCGGCGACCTGGGCGTCGGCGCCCCCGCCGACGTGGTGCTGTTCGACCCGGAAGCGACCTGGACCGTGGGTACCGACACCCTGGTCAGCCGCGGCACCAACACCCCCTTCCTCGGCCGTGCCATCACCGGCCGGGTCGCCACCACCCTGGTGGGCGGCAAGGTGGTGTTCAGCCGCTAATGGCGTTCAACCGCTAACCCGGCCGCCGCCACGGCAGGGCGATTCCCGCCGGCACCCGACCGCGCCGGGTTCTTGCCTTGCCTCCGGGCCGCCGCCCAGTTCGCCGTTTTCGGGCACCGCCTGGAAAGCCACGACTGGCGCGGGGTTTCACGGTGGCCGGCTGAAAAGCCACGAGGGGCGGGCGTCTCCAGGCATATGCCGTGAAGATGCCCGCCCCTCGTGGCTTTCCGGGCATGGCTTTGCTGTCAGTGCCGCCATGGGCCGCACACCCGCCGGGCCACGGCCCAAAATTTCTGCCGCTATTTCCCCGGAAGTGCCGCAAGCCCCCACGGGCACGGCAAACCCGTGCGAAGCAACGCCGCCATGACGCGGCCGAACGCCTCGGCCGGGCCGGAGAACGGGGAAAAAACGCAGGAGTATTAACGACTAGCCGGCGAACAGGCGCCGGTCGCCGTCGGCGGGGGGATCGCTGATCTCCACCACCTTTTGCCGCGAGGTCTGGCCGCTTTTCAGCGTCACCGCCGCCTTGGGCACCCCCAGGGCGGCAGCGACGAAGGCGAGCAGGCTGGCGTTGGCCTTGCCATCCACCGGCGGGGCGGCCAGCTTGATCTTCAGGGCGTCGCCATGGGGGCCGGCCACCTCGGTCTTCTTCGCCCCGGGCTGGACGTGGAAGGCCACCGTGACGCTACCGTCCCGCCCGATCCGCCACCACACCGGCGCCATGGGCCGGCTCAGAGCAGGACCGGCAGCAGGCCGGCGCGCACCCCGGTCAGCAGCATCAGCAGCACCTGGCCGATCAGCAGCGCCGCCAGGGGCGACAGGTCGATGCCGGAAATGGTCGGGATGATCCGCTGCAAGGGCGCCAGGATCGGCTGGGTCAGCTCGGCCACCGGCCGGGCCAGGGGCGAGTAGGGATTGACCCAGGACAGGATGGCCTGGACCAGCACCAGGGCGAGGAACACCACCACGGTCAGGTGAATCAGCTCCAGCACGCCGAACAGGGCTGCCGCCGGCAGCCAGCGCAGCACGTCGCCCCCCAGTACCAGCCCCAGCTGCAGCCCCTGCACTGCGGCCAGGATGATCCACGCCGGCAGCAGGCTGGCCCAGTCGTACCCGCCCACCCCGGGCACCACCCGGCGCAGGGGCAGCACCGCCCAGTTGGTCAGCTTGACGATGAACTGGCCTAGGGGATGGGCGAAGGACAGGCGGCGCAGCTGCATGAGAAAGCGCAGCAGCATCAGGCCGGCGAAGAAGCTGGCCAGGGTGTCGATGAGGAAGAAGAGGATTTGCAGCAGCATCGCGGCGCTCCGCCTCAGCCCTTGCCGAGCTGATCGCCCAGCTCCTGGCCCCGGGCGTTGGCCGCATGTACCCCGGCAACGATGCCCTCCTTGACCCCCTTGGCGGCCATCACTTCCAAGGCGGCGAAGGTGGTACCGCCCTTGGAGGTGACCCGCTCGCGCAGCACGCTGGCCGGTTCCGGGCTGCCTGCGGCCAGCTTGGCGGCGCCGAGCACGGTGCCGATGGCCAGTTGGCGGGCGGTGTCGGCGTCGAAGCCGAGTTCGGTGCCGGCCTGCTGCAGGGCCTCGATGAACAGGAAGACGTAGGCCGGGCCGGAACCGGACACGGCGGTGACCGCGTCCATCTTGGCCTCGTCGTCGATCCACACGGTCTCGCCGACGGCGCCCAGGATGCGCGCCGCCGCCTCCCGCTCGGCGGCACTCACCGCCGGGGCGGCCCACAGGCCGGTGATGCCGGCGCCCACCAGGGCCGGGGTGTTGGGCATGGTACGCACGATCTTGGCGTGGCCGCCCAGCCAGCGCGACAGGGCGTCGAAGCGCAGGCCGGCGGCGATCGAAACCACCAGCTGGCCCTTGAGGTGGGCCGCCAGGGGGGCCACCGCCTCCTTCATGCTCTGGGGCTTGACCGCCAGCACCACCACGTCGGCGGCGGCCACGTCGGCGCCGGCTTGGTCGGCGGCTTCCCGGGTGACGACGCCGAAGTCGCGATTGAGCCGCTCCCGGTTCTCGGCGTGGGGTTCGATGACGGTGATGTCGGTACCGGCAAAGCCTTTGCCAGTGAGGCCGCCGATGAGGGCGTTGGCCATGTTGCCGCCGCCGAGGAAAACGATCTTCATTGTTCGGATCCTTGTGGTTTCTTGCGTTCGCCAAAGATCGCCGTGCCGATGCGCACCATCGTGGCGCCCTCCAGCACGGCGGCTTCCAAATCGTGGGACATGCCCATGGACAGGGTGTCCAGGGACAGCCCTTCCCGGTTGAGTTGTTCAAACAGCTGGCGCAGCCGCGCCAGGGGTTCGCGCTGGGCGGTCATCTCATCGGCCGGCGCGGGAATCGCCATCAGGCCGCGCAGCCGCAGGTTGGGCAGGGCGGCCACGGCGCGGCACAGGGCCGGTGCTTCTTCCAGGGTGCAGCCGCTCTTGGTGTCCTCGCCGGAGACGTTGACCTGGACGCACACGTTGAGCGGCGGCAGGTCGGCGGGACGCTGGGCGGACAGCCGCTCGGCGAGCTTGAGGCGGTCGATGGAATGGACCCAGGCGAAGGTCTCGGCCACGGGGCGGGTCTTGTTGCTCTGCAAGGGGCCGATGAAGTGCCACTCCAGCCCCAAGCCGGCCAGCTGGCGCGCCTTGTCCACGCCTTCCTGGACGTAGTTCTCGCCGAAGGCGCGCTGGCCGGCGGCGGCGGCGTCGCGCACCCGCTCCGCGGGCATGGTCTTCGACACCGCCAACAGGCCGATGCTGTCAGCATTTCTGCCGGCGACAGCCGCCGCCAGTCGGATACGGTCGCGCACAGCTTGCAGGTTGGCGGAAATGAACGTCATAATCGGCCGGATCGTCAGTGTTGGCGGCATTCGGAAACAAGGTGGACGGCCGCCGACAAGGCAGCCAGCCGCGAGTATACCCCGCTCCACCGGGGCATTTCAGGCCCCGCTCCCCTCCCCTCCGCCACACCCCGCCCATTCTTCCGCAACTTCGCCCGGACTCCCGCTCAGGACCCACCATGGATATCACTGAACTGCTCGCCTTCGCCGTCAAGAACAAGGCCTCCGACCTGCACCTGTCCGCCGGCCTGCCGCCCATGATCCGGGTGCATGGCGACGTGCGCCGCATCAACCTGCCGCCCATGGAGCACAAGGATGTGCACGCCATGGTGTACGACATCATGAACGATGGGCAGCGCAAGGTTTACGAAGAGAACCTGGAGTGCGACTTCTCCTTCGAAATTCCCGGCCTGGCCCGTTTCCGGGTCAACGCCTTCGTCCAGCAGCGCGGTGCCGGCGCGGTGTTCCGGACCATTCCCTCCAAGGTGCTGACCCTGGAGGAGCTGAACGCGCCGAAGATCTTCAAGGACATCTCCGAGTACCCCCGCGGCATCGTGCTGGTGACCGGCCCCACCGGCTCGGGTAAATCCACCACCCTGGCGGCGATGGTGAACCACATCAACGAAAACGAGTACGGCCACATCCTGACCGTGGAAGACCCGATCGAATTCGTGCACGAGTCGAAGAAGAGCCTGATCAACCAGCGGGAAGTGGGGCCCCACACCCTGTCCTTCAACAACGCCCTGCGCTCGGCCCTGCGCGAAGACCCGGACGTGGTGCTGGTGGGCGAAATGCGCGACCTGGAAACGATCCGCCTGGCCCTGACCGCAGCGGAAACCGGTCACCTGGTGTTCGGCACCCTGCACACCTCGTCGGCGGCCAAGACCGTGGACCGGATCGTGGACGTGTTCCCGGCGGCGGAAAAGGAAATGGTCCGGGCGATGCTCTCCGAGTCGCTGCGCGCGGTGATCTCCCAGACCCTGCTCAAGACCAAGGACGGCGCCGGCCGGGTGGCGGCCCATGAGATCATGATCGGCACCCCGGCCATCCGCAACCTGATCCGGGAGAACAAGGTGGCCCAGATGTACTCGGCCATCCAGACCGGCCAGCAGTTCGGCATGCAGACCCTGGACCAGAACCTGATGGACCTGGTACGGCGCAACGTGGTCTCCGCCGCCGAAGCCAAGACCAAGGCGACCAACAAGGACGCCTTCGGCGCCTGAGCCGGCGGCGCAACACGCACTACCTAGGAGTCAAGCAG
This window harbors:
- a CDS encoding DUF167 domain-containing protein, coding for MAPVWWRIGRDGSVTVAFHVQPGAKKTEVAGPHGDALKIKLAAPPVDGKANASLLAFVAAALGVPKAAVTLKSGQTSRQKVVEISDPPADGDRRLFAG
- a CDS encoding YggS family pyridoxal phosphate-dependent enzyme; the encoded protein is MTFISANLQAVRDRIRLAAAVAGRNADSIGLLAVSKTMPAERVRDAAAAGQRAFGENYVQEGVDKARQLAGLGLEWHFIGPLQSNKTRPVAETFAWVHSIDRLKLAERLSAQRPADLPPLNVCVQVNVSGEDTKSGCTLEEAPALCRAVAALPNLRLRGLMAIPAPADEMTAQREPLARLRQLFEQLNREGLSLDTLSMGMSHDLEAAVLEGATMVRIGTAIFGERKKPQGSEQ
- a CDS encoding dihydroorotase, giving the protein MSQSDMKIAITNGRVIDPKHGVDAPRDLFIANGQIVALLPAGQTPDGFAADRTLNAAGQLVLPGVVDLAARLPGLEPELEAAVAGGVTRLACPPDTDPPMDEPELVERLVRRAQDAGLARVHPVGALTQGLAGEKLAEMAGLAAEGCVAFSQAKRAVRESQSLLRALQYAATFDFPVWYYPQNLSLARGGVAHDGEVAARLGLPGIPVVAETVAIAQITELCRATGVRIHLTRLSSAAGVALVRAARAQGLPLSADVAVHHLHLTDDDIGFFNNLTRVDPPFRTAADRAALREALADGTLAAVCSDHTPLAEDERQVPFGEATPGVSAVELLLPLTLAWAREAGVPLTTAVARLSCDPAALLGVAGGDLGVGAPADVVLFDPEATWTVGTDTLVSRGTNTPFLGRAITGRVATTLVGGKVVFSR
- the pyrR gene encoding bifunctional pyr operon transcriptional regulator/uracil phosphoribosyltransferase PyrR, which encodes MLSKSLPDAEAQVAELAAKIRPDLTADTALVGIFSGGAWLAERLREVLGISAPVGMIDVSFYRDDFGEKGLHPQVKPTSIPFEVEGRHLILVDDVLYTGRTTRAALNEIFDYGRPAAVDLAVLADRGGRELPIAAQYCVWDVELDDHQELILTKDDAGKLSWKLGAL
- the ruvX gene encoding Holliday junction resolvase RuvX — protein: MPEQPASPAAAPVPPVVLPAGTLLGFDFGEKRIGVATGETLLRQAHPLTVIPGEQVEARFNAIAKLIAEWRPVGLVVGRPVHMDGTPHALTARCERFANQLHGRFRLPVALAEERLTSADAESRLFEAGHTSRSARQHLDAVAAQLILQGYFDAL
- a CDS encoding YggT family protein; this translates as MLLQILFFLIDTLASFFAGLMLLRFLMQLRRLSFAHPLGQFIVKLTNWAVLPLRRVVPGVGGYDWASLLPAWIILAAVQGLQLGLVLGGDVLRWLPAAALFGVLELIHLTVVVFLALVLVQAILSWVNPYSPLARPVAELTQPILAPLQRIIPTISGIDLSPLAALLIGQVLLMLLTGVRAGLLPVLL
- a CDS encoding aspartate carbamoyltransferase catalytic subunit, which codes for MADLPTPPHQPLSPQLGADGRLLHLLSTEGLPRETITHILDTAKSFLEVSDRDVKKVPLLRGKSVFNLFFENSTRTRTTFEIAAKRLSADVINLDVSRSSTAKGETLLDTIDNLCSMHADMFVVRHATSGAPFLIAEHLARTGRHDIRVVNAGDGRHAHPTQGLLDMYTIRHYKGDFAGLTVAIVGDILHSRVARSDIHALRALGCGEIRAIGPKTLLPAHLEAQGVKVFHNLEDGLRDCDVVIMLRLQNERMDGALLPSASEYFKRFGLTPAKLKLAKPDAIVMHPGPMNRGIEIDSAVADGPQAVILNQVTFGIAVRMAVMSILAGN
- the proC gene encoding pyrroline-5-carboxylate reductase produces the protein MKIVFLGGGNMANALIGGLTGKGFAGTDITVIEPHAENRERLNRDFGVVTREAADQAGADVAAADVVVLAVKPQSMKEAVAPLAAHLKGQLVVSIAAGLRFDALSRWLGGHAKIVRTMPNTPALVGAGITGLWAAPAVSAAEREAAARILGAVGETVWIDDEAKMDAVTAVSGSGPAYVFLFIEALQQAGTELGFDADTARQLAIGTVLGAAKLAAGSPEPASVLRERVTSKGGTTFAALEVMAAKGVKEGIVAGVHAANARGQELGDQLGKG
- a CDS encoding type IV pilus twitching motility protein PilT — its product is MDITELLAFAVKNKASDLHLSAGLPPMIRVHGDVRRINLPPMEHKDVHAMVYDIMNDGQRKVYEENLECDFSFEIPGLARFRVNAFVQQRGAGAVFRTIPSKVLTLEELNAPKIFKDISEYPRGIVLVTGPTGSGKSTTLAAMVNHINENEYGHILTVEDPIEFVHESKKSLINQREVGPHTLSFNNALRSALREDPDVVLVGEMRDLETIRLALTAAETGHLVFGTLHTSSAAKTVDRIVDVFPAAEKEMVRAMLSESLRAVISQTLLKTKDGAGRVAAHEIMIGTPAIRNLIRENKVAQMYSAIQTGQQFGMQTLDQNLMDLVRRNVVSAAEAKTKATNKDAFGA